From bacterium, one genomic window encodes:
- a CDS encoding efflux RND transporter permease subunit, translating to MYEPLLHGAIHNRWAVVTVATAFVAFCLLVSTRMGSEFIPQLDEGDMAVQAMRIPSTSLSQAVEMQNHLEKAILTVPEVERVYAQTGTQEVATDPMPPSVSDVFIIMKPRSAWSDPDKLKTTLVKEVEGVIADLPGNNYEFTQPIQMRFNELISGIRSDVAVKIFGDDLDVMLKSGQQIASILQDIPGQQT from the coding sequence GTGTACGAGCCGCTCCTCCACGGGGCAATTCACAATCGGTGGGCTGTTGTCACGGTTGCGACCGCATTCGTTGCGTTTTGCTTGCTGGTTTCGACTCGTATGGGAAGTGAGTTTATCCCCCAGCTTGACGAAGGCGACATGGCAGTTCAAGCAATGCGTATACCATCGACCAGCCTGTCACAAGCGGTTGAAATGCAGAATCACCTTGAAAAGGCAATCCTGACTGTGCCCGAGGTCGAACGAGTTTATGCGCAGACTGGTACACAGGAGGTAGCTACTGATCCGATGCCTCCATCTGTATCAGACGTCTTTATAATTATGAAACCCCGTTCTGCATGGTCCGACCCGGACAAACTGAAGACAACTCTTGTCAAAGAGGTCGAAGGCGTTATCGCTGATTTGCCGGGCAATAATTACGAATTCACTCAGCCCATTCAGATGCGCTTCAACGAGCTTATCTCCGGCATTCGAAGCGACGTCGCAGTAAAGATCTTCGGCGATGATCTGGACGTGATGCTCAAAAGCGGTCAACAAATTGCGAGTATCCTTCAAGACATCCCAGGGCAGCAGACGTAA
- a CDS encoding permease: protein MTYIQQYFLALGTLIGDLWVWFLVGFLAAGVVAEFVPRTFIARHFGRNDPLSIFKAAISGLVASTCSCGAIPMAVSLREREQAPPWL from the coding sequence ATGACTTACATACAACAATACTTCTTGGCACTGGGCACGCTCATCGGCGACCTCTGGGTTTGGTTCTTGGTCGGATTTCTTGCCGCAGGAGTAGTTGCAGAATTCGTTCCTCGCACATTCATCGCCCGCCATTTCGGTCGCAATGACCCTTTATCCATCTTCAAGGCGGCCATATCTGGGTTGGTTGCATCGACTTGTTCATGCGGAGCAATCCCAATGGCGGTATCTTTGCGCGAAAGGGAGCAAGCACCGCCGTGGCTTTAA
- a CDS encoding efflux RND transporter permease subunit: MSRENGKRRVVVQANVRGRDIGSFVEDAQRRINVEVKLPAGYWKTWGGQFENLLAAKERLLFVVPVALLLIFALLFATFNSIKDSILVFTGIPLALTGGILTLWFRGIPLSISAGVGFIALSGIAVLNGLVMVSFINKLRDEGLPLEDAISRGALTRLRPVLMTALVASLGFVPMAIATGSGAEVQRPLATVVIGGILSSTFLTLVVLPALYRIFHGPTPAPEATGT, from the coding sequence ATTAGCCGTGAAAATGGAAAACGTCGTGTCGTAGTGCAGGCCAACGTTCGCGGACGCGACATCGGCTCATTTGTCGAGGACGCACAGCGCCGAATAAACGTGGAGGTAAAGCTACCGGCAGGGTATTGGAAGACCTGGGGTGGTCAGTTCGAAAATCTCCTTGCCGCAAAGGAGCGTCTGTTGTTTGTAGTGCCGGTCGCCTTGCTACTCATCTTTGCGCTGCTTTTCGCTACATTCAATTCGATAAAAGACTCGATACTTGTATTCACGGGCATTCCACTTGCACTCACTGGCGGCATCTTAACACTCTGGTTTCGAGGGATTCCACTCTCCATTTCAGCCGGAGTCGGATTCATTGCACTTTCGGGAATTGCTGTGCTGAACGGTCTCGTCATGGTGTCATTCATTAACAAGTTGCGCGACGAAGGCCTACCACTTGAAGATGCGATCAGTCGCGGTGCCCTTACGCGGTTGCGTCCAGTACTTATGACCGCTCTTGTAGCCTCCCTCGGCTTTGTACCGATGGCGATTGCTACCGGATCAGGTGCGGAAGTGCAACGGCCACTTGCGACTGTTGTAATCGGGGGCATATTGTCGTCGACCTTTCTAACGCTCGTCGTTTTGCCTGCGCTGTATCGTATATTTCATGGGCCAACTCCTGCTCCAGAAGCCACAGGCACGTAA